A single region of the Acidimicrobiales bacterium genome encodes:
- a CDS encoding UDP-N-acetyl glucosamine 2-epimerase yields the protein MRVLVVYGTRPEVIKLAEVIRLLKSRDGVQTVVCATGQHREMLEQAERVFGLVPDIDLDVMVEDQPLNLLASKLFGALDGVLTEVAPDWLIVQGDTTTAACAALAAFHRRVRVAHVEAGLRTGDLERPFPEEANRRVVDLVSTLLFAPTPRARENLLSEGVSEERILLTGNTVVDALRRVADEAERTPRRDEVLVTVHRRESFGEPLERVVAALARLAGRNPSVTWTLPVHPNPNVKKTVAVGLSGLENVRLTEPMDYPTLVRALRRVRLVLTDSGGIQEEAPAFGTPVLVLREATERPEALEVGAAELVGFDPESIVTRTEKLLSDEDLRIAMASAPNPFGDGLAAERIVAAIVDGVRREWDGRGWKDLSLSDPLLQ from the coding sequence GTGAGAGTCCTGGTCGTATACGGCACCAGGCCGGAGGTGATCAAGCTCGCGGAGGTGATCCGGCTGCTGAAGAGCCGCGATGGTGTCCAGACGGTCGTGTGCGCCACGGGACAGCACCGCGAGATGTTGGAGCAGGCGGAGCGGGTGTTCGGTCTCGTCCCGGACATAGACCTGGACGTCATGGTCGAGGACCAGCCCCTCAACCTTCTAGCGTCCAAGCTGTTCGGCGCTCTCGACGGTGTGCTCACCGAAGTCGCGCCGGACTGGCTGATCGTGCAGGGCGACACGACCACGGCGGCCTGTGCCGCGCTCGCTGCCTTTCATCGTCGGGTGCGGGTGGCTCACGTCGAAGCCGGACTTCGCACCGGAGACCTCGAGCGTCCCTTTCCCGAAGAGGCGAACCGCAGGGTTGTCGATCTCGTCTCCACCCTCCTGTTCGCTCCGACACCGAGAGCTCGGGAAAACCTGCTGAGCGAGGGCGTCTCCGAAGAGCGGATTCTCCTGACGGGGAACACCGTCGTGGACGCGTTGAGGCGGGTCGCGGACGAAGCGGAGAGGACTCCCCGCCGAGACGAGGTCCTCGTGACGGTGCACCGGCGTGAGAGCTTCGGAGAACCGCTCGAAAGGGTGGTCGCGGCGCTGGCACGACTCGCTGGTCGGAATCCGTCGGTGACCTGGACCCTGCCGGTGCATCCCAACCCGAACGTGAAGAAGACAGTCGCCGTCGGGCTCTCCGGCCTCGAGAACGTGAGGCTCACAGAGCCGATGGACTATCCGACTCTCGTCAGGGCTCTCAGACGCGTACGTCTCGTGCTCACCGACTCGGGGGGGATCCAAGAAGAGGCGCCGGCTTTCGGTACGCCGGTGTTGGTCCTGAGAGAAGCCACCGAACGCCCCGAGGCTCTGGAGGTGGGCGCGGCGGAGCTGGTCGGCTTCGATCCCGAATCGATCGTCACCAGGACGGAGAAGCTGCTCTCGGACGAGGATCTCCGGATCGCCATGGCGTCGGCGCCCAATCCTTTCGGGGACGGCCTCGCCGCCGAGCGGATCGTGGCGGCGATAGTGGACGGCGTACGCCGAG
- a CDS encoding 50S ribosomal protein L11 methyltransferase: MSSVPRFVRDPGSFRDPTSSVYVAGDRVVRGLSAEAARDFAEVSKAHFFTAALTRGDIVGTRVLDQPPAPQMSDWELWLEHDRVPFLNYPFEWSFSMLREAALLQLRLQEEALEAGFTCKDATPYNVQFVGSRPVFIDVGSFEVLREGEPWVAYRQFCEMYLYPLMFRAYKDVPFQPFLRGSVDGVTAEVARKVLSGWKRSWKGMLVHVEMHALAQRRMASTDQDMRRQIAGAGMRRDLVLASVRKMRSLVESLEWRRSESTWSTYSDRSHYGSEDLRVKAEFVRSVASSGSWNLVWDLGANDGYFSRMLTPHASYVLAVDSDELVVDHLWRDLRREGEAKILPLVMDLADLCGGLGWRGRERRSFLERGHPDLVVALALVHHLSISANVPLEEVVAFLCALGEHLVVEFPQPNDPMVLRLLRNKRPGLHDDYSQPTFEKALEASGRVLERRVLPSGNRVLYHVECKRA; this comes from the coding sequence ATGTCGTCCGTTCCTCGCTTCGTCAGGGACCCCGGTTCGTTCCGAGATCCGACGAGTTCGGTGTATGTGGCGGGTGACCGTGTTGTGAGGGGCCTGTCGGCGGAAGCGGCGCGGGACTTCGCCGAGGTGAGCAAGGCGCACTTCTTCACGGCGGCGCTCACGAGGGGCGACATCGTCGGGACTCGCGTTCTCGACCAGCCTCCGGCACCGCAGATGTCGGACTGGGAGCTGTGGCTGGAGCACGACCGTGTTCCGTTCTTGAACTACCCGTTCGAATGGTCTTTCTCGATGCTCAGAGAGGCCGCTCTTCTGCAGCTCAGGCTTCAGGAGGAGGCTCTCGAGGCGGGCTTCACCTGCAAGGACGCCACTCCCTACAACGTCCAGTTCGTCGGCTCCAGGCCGGTCTTCATAGACGTGGGGTCGTTCGAGGTGCTCCGTGAAGGGGAGCCGTGGGTGGCCTATCGACAGTTCTGCGAGATGTACCTGTATCCGTTGATGTTCCGCGCGTACAAGGACGTGCCCTTCCAGCCCTTCCTCCGTGGTTCGGTCGACGGGGTCACGGCCGAGGTCGCCCGAAAAGTCCTGTCGGGTTGGAAGCGGTCTTGGAAGGGCATGCTCGTCCACGTCGAGATGCACGCATTGGCTCAGCGCAGGATGGCCTCGACCGACCAGGACATGAGACGCCAGATCGCGGGTGCGGGAATGCGACGCGACCTGGTCCTGGCCTCGGTGAGGAAGATGCGCTCGCTCGTCGAGTCGCTCGAGTGGAGGCGTTCCGAGTCCACCTGGTCCACCTACTCCGACCGAAGCCACTACGGGTCGGAGGACCTGCGCGTCAAGGCCGAGTTCGTGCGCTCGGTCGCTTCTTCTGGGAGCTGGAATCTCGTCTGGGACCTGGGCGCGAACGACGGCTACTTCTCACGCATGTTGACACCGCACGCCTCCTACGTGCTCGCCGTCGACTCGGACGAGCTGGTCGTCGACCACTTGTGGCGGGACCTCCGTAGAGAGGGTGAGGCGAAGATCCTCCCGTTGGTCATGGATCTCGCCGACCTGTGCGGTGGTCTCGGGTGGCGTGGGAGGGAGAGGAGATCGTTTCTCGAGCGTGGTCATCCGGACCTCGTGGTCGCGTTGGCTCTCGTCCATCACCTCAGCATCTCGGCGAACGTCCCGCTCGAGGAGGTCGTCGCCTTCCTCTGCGCTCTCGGAGAGCACCTCGTCGTCGAGTTTCCACAGCCGAACGATCCGATGGTCCTGCGTCTGTTACGCAACAAGCGCCCGGGTCTCCACGACGACTATTCGCAACCGACCTTCGAAAAGGCCTTGGAGGCGAGCGGTCGCGTGCTGGAGCGCAGGGTCTTGCCGTCGGGCAACCGAGTCCTCTATCACGTCGAGTGCAAGCGAGCCTGA
- a CDS encoding UDP-N-acetyl glucosamine 2-epimerase has translation MRALLVAGARPNFVKVAPLYRALREQGSEVFLVHTGQHYDPALSDIFFRELDIPAPDVHLGVGSGTHAGQTARIMEAFEPVVERIEPDVVVVVGDVNSTLACALVTAKLPPRLAHVEAGLRSGDWSMPEEVNRVVTDRVSDVLLAPSRDAVQNLLAEGCDPERVHLVGNVMVDSLLSRLDAARARRAAERFGLTPGGYVFATLHRPATVDDPEVLARVLDAFGRIADACPVLLAAHPRTAKRLGEIPVPRGVKVVDPVGYLDSIGLQDSAALVLTDSGGIQEETTVLGVPCLTLRENTERPVTVTHGTNRLVGTDPEVIETVALETLARSDGRRPSQIEGWDGRAAERCVSAIFRRVSSA, from the coding sequence ATGCGCGCCTTGCTGGTGGCCGGGGCGAGGCCGAACTTCGTGAAGGTCGCTCCGCTGTACCGCGCGCTGCGAGAACAAGGCAGCGAGGTCTTCCTCGTACACACGGGTCAGCACTACGACCCGGCGCTCTCCGACATCTTCTTCCGAGAGCTGGACATACCTGCGCCGGACGTCCATCTGGGGGTGGGGTCGGGGACGCACGCCGGACAGACGGCTCGGATCATGGAGGCGTTCGAGCCCGTCGTGGAACGGATCGAACCCGACGTCGTGGTGGTCGTCGGAGACGTGAACTCGACGTTGGCCTGCGCGCTGGTCACGGCGAAGCTCCCACCTCGTCTGGCGCACGTGGAGGCCGGACTCAGGTCGGGCGACTGGTCGATGCCGGAAGAGGTGAACCGCGTCGTGACCGATCGGGTATCGGACGTCCTGCTGGCACCGTCTCGCGACGCGGTCCAGAACCTCCTGGCCGAGGGATGCGACCCCGAACGGGTCCATCTCGTCGGGAACGTGATGGTGGACTCGCTTCTGTCTCGCCTCGACGCGGCACGGGCAAGGCGCGCGGCGGAGAGGTTCGGCTTGACGCCGGGTGGGTACGTGTTCGCCACGCTCCATCGTCCCGCGACGGTGGACGACCCCGAGGTGCTCGCTCGCGTGCTCGACGCGTTCGGACGGATAGCCGACGCGTGTCCGGTGCTGTTGGCCGCTCATCCCCGCACCGCCAAGCGACTCGGCGAGATACCCGTTCCCCGCGGGGTGAAGGTGGTGGATCCCGTCGGCTACCTGGATTCCATCGGGCTCCAGGATTCCGCCGCCCTCGTCCTCACCGACTCGGGCGGCATCCAAGAGGAGACCACGGTGCTCGGGGTCCCATGTCTGACTCTCCGGGAGAACACGGAAAGGCCCGTCACAGTCACACACGGCACGAACCGTCTCGTGGGCACCGATCCGGAGGTCATCGAGACCGTGGCCTTGGAGACCTTGGCCCGCTCGGACGGCCGGCGGCCCAGTCAGATCGAAGGTTGGGACGGTCGCGCCGCCGAACGGTGCGTGTCCGCGATCTTCCGCAGAGTTTCCTCGGCGTGA
- a CDS encoding ABC transporter, whose translation MGDPAVVVEGVSKRFRVYHERQHTLKATLLTGRRSVHEDFWALDDVSFEVPRGCTFGLIGENGSGKSTLLKCMARILVPDRGRIVVDGRLSALLELGAGFHPELTGRENVYLNGSILGLSKREIDRRFDEIVTFAGAEVARFIDTPVKNYSSGMFVRLGFAIAINVEPEILLVDEILAVGDEAFQHRCTQKFASLRASGVTIVLVTHSLDAVRTICDRAAWLHHGRLMEVGLAGRVVESYLDAVRSHRREEEERAGAGTPKPETAGETVFRGAVLLNEHGEEITVARTGEPATLRLFLDLPTDSHKPVLRLELHRADGLMVSAESTRGSGITLAGRAGPTVVDYHMERVLLGTGTYDVSAILKDREGDVARRAKLLRFDVGNGNLIHHGGVVLLGGYWSVKAESSGISDAAAS comes from the coding sequence ATGGGCGATCCCGCGGTAGTCGTCGAAGGGGTGTCCAAACGCTTCCGCGTCTACCACGAACGCCAGCACACCCTGAAGGCCACGCTGCTCACCGGTCGCCGTTCGGTGCACGAGGACTTCTGGGCCCTCGACGACGTCTCCTTCGAGGTTCCCCGCGGCTGCACGTTCGGCCTGATAGGCGAGAACGGTTCGGGGAAGAGCACGCTGCTGAAGTGCATGGCACGCATCTTGGTGCCCGACCGGGGAAGGATCGTCGTCGACGGGCGCCTCTCCGCACTCCTGGAGCTCGGGGCCGGCTTCCACCCCGAGCTCACCGGTCGCGAGAACGTCTACCTGAACGGATCGATCCTGGGGCTGTCCAAGCGCGAGATCGACCGTCGCTTCGACGAGATCGTCACCTTCGCCGGCGCGGAGGTCGCACGTTTCATCGACACCCCTGTGAAGAACTACTCGTCGGGGATGTTCGTGCGGCTGGGGTTCGCCATCGCTATAAACGTGGAACCCGAGATCCTGTTGGTGGACGAGATCCTCGCCGTCGGGGACGAGGCGTTCCAGCACCGCTGCACACAGAAGTTCGCCTCGCTGCGGGCTTCCGGCGTGACCATCGTGCTCGTCACGCACAGCCTGGACGCGGTTCGGACCATCTGTGACAGGGCGGCTTGGCTGCACCACGGCCGACTGATGGAAGTCGGTCTGGCGGGGAGGGTCGTGGAGAGCTATCTGGACGCGGTCCGCTCACATCGCAGGGAGGAAGAAGAGAGAGCGGGCGCCGGGACGCCCAAACCAGAGACGGCGGGCGAGACCGTGTTCCGGGGTGCGGTGCTGCTGAACGAACACGGCGAGGAGATCACCGTCGCGCGCACCGGTGAACCGGCGACGCTGCGCCTCTTTCTCGACCTGCCCACGGACTCCCACAAGCCGGTGCTTCGCCTGGAACTGCACAGGGCGGACGGTCTGATGGTCTCGGCGGAGTCCACCCGCGGATCCGGGATCACCCTCGCCGGACGTGCGGGCCCGACGGTGGTCGACTACCACATGGAGAGGGTCCTCCTCGGCACCGGAACCTATGACGTGAGCGCGATCCTGAAGGACCGTGAGGGTGACGTGGCCAGGCGAGCAAAGCTCCTGCGCTTTGACGTGGGGAACGGGAACCTCATACACCACGGCGGCGTGGTGCTGCTCGGCGGCTATTGGTCCGTGAAGGCGGAGAGCTCCGGGATCAGCGATGCTGCGGCCTCTTGA
- a CDS encoding sulfotransferase family protein: protein MGVVVLGMHRSGTSAVARAVGMCGLAHGDPSRLMGATEHNPTGHWEVEDLTDFDEQLLLDLGGKWSAPPRMDPGALEELAAGPKGEEAAKLHSEVFGDSRWVWKDPRLCIVLPFWRRVLADSFVVVAVVRNPLEVAQSLGRRNGFSVPYSFALWERHVRSSIEGAHGLENVLVHYERVIDDPAREVGRVAEFLVGRGLGETPDPEALRRFVRDEHRHVRTSFEQLSSHPDASEEMLSLYRLLSEADRLPEPSELPPETPNLQLAFDEHKRMTRWEDEALQLRDGVEQMRQLHDAALADIEKLRRWVDESRADAAKAWAEVRRLEAENSDLHELRTMLLDELESVIAERDRLRSELAAYERSAFMRLAAVAQRWASRIWGEDSIHRRKRR, encoded by the coding sequence GTGGGCGTCGTGGTGCTCGGGATGCACAGGTCGGGGACATCTGCCGTGGCCCGCGCAGTCGGCATGTGTGGCCTCGCGCACGGTGACCCCTCCCGGCTCATGGGCGCCACCGAGCACAACCCGACCGGCCATTGGGAGGTCGAGGACCTCACAGATTTCGACGAGCAGCTCCTGTTGGACCTCGGCGGGAAGTGGTCGGCACCACCGCGTATGGACCCAGGCGCACTAGAGGAGCTCGCCGCAGGGCCGAAGGGCGAGGAAGCAGCAAAGCTCCACTCGGAGGTGTTCGGGGACTCGCGCTGGGTGTGGAAGGACCCTCGACTCTGCATCGTCCTACCGTTCTGGCGGCGCGTCCTCGCCGACTCTTTCGTCGTGGTCGCGGTGGTGCGGAACCCGCTGGAGGTGGCTCAGTCTCTCGGCAGGCGAAACGGGTTCTCCGTCCCCTACTCGTTCGCCCTCTGGGAGCGCCACGTCCGCAGCTCCATAGAGGGGGCGCACGGGTTGGAGAACGTGCTGGTCCACTACGAGCGGGTGATCGACGATCCGGCCAGAGAGGTGGGGCGAGTCGCAGAATTCCTCGTCGGCCGAGGCCTCGGCGAGACGCCGGACCCGGAGGCGCTCAGACGGTTCGTGCGGGACGAGCACAGACACGTGCGCACGTCGTTCGAACAGCTCTCGTCACATCCGGATGCCAGCGAAGAGATGTTGTCTCTGTACCGCCTGCTCTCGGAGGCCGACCGGCTCCCCGAGCCCTCCGAACTTCCGCCTGAGACGCCGAACTTGCAGCTCGCCTTCGACGAGCACAAGCGGATGACCAGGTGGGAGGACGAAGCCCTGCAGCTGCGGGACGGCGTCGAGCAGATGCGACAGCTTCACGACGCCGCGTTGGCCGACATCGAGAAGCTCCGTCGCTGGGTCGACGAGAGCAGGGCCGACGCTGCGAAGGCCTGGGCAGAGGTGCGCAGGCTGGAAGCAGAGAACTCGGATCTGCATGAGCTACGTACGATGCTGCTTGACGAGCTCGAGTCGGTCATCGCGGAGAGAGACCGCCTGAGGTCGGAGCTGGCCGCCTACGAGAGATCGGCGTTCATGCGCCTAGCCGCCGTGGCGCAGAGGTGGGCCTCCCGTATCTGGGGTGAGGACTCTATTCACCGCAGGAAACGTCGATAG
- a CDS encoding glucose-1-phosphate thymidylyltransferase, producing the protein MKGLILAGGAGTRLRPITHTSAKQLVPVANKPILFYAIEHMAEAGIVDVGMIVGDTRHEVMDAVGDGSRFGVTITYIHQEKPLGLAHCVLIARDFLGDDDFVMYLGDNMLQQGLVGFVEAFTESKKAALAAGEDPPAAQILLAKVEDPRQFGVAEVSEDGRVVRLIEKPAHPPSDLALVGVYLFDSRIHEAVRSINPSARGELEITDAIQWLIDHGHRVRHALLEGWWLDTGKKDPLLESNMKVLETLEPNIAGTVDDDSKVEGRVVIEEGAQIVRSRVRGPAIIGAHTRIENSYVGPYTSIASHCEIVDTEIEHSVVLEHTSIRGVPRLADSLIGRHVVVRRSDGRPAATRLLLGDHCEADLHQI; encoded by the coding sequence ATGAAGGGATTGATCCTCGCCGGAGGCGCCGGCACGCGTCTGCGCCCGATCACCCACACGAGCGCAAAGCAGCTCGTCCCGGTGGCGAACAAGCCGATCCTCTTCTACGCGATAGAGCACATGGCCGAGGCCGGCATCGTAGACGTCGGCATGATCGTGGGCGACACCCGACACGAGGTGATGGACGCGGTCGGCGACGGGAGCCGCTTCGGCGTGACGATCACCTACATACATCAGGAAAAGCCGCTGGGTCTCGCCCATTGCGTGCTGATAGCCCGAGACTTCCTCGGTGACGACGACTTCGTGATGTACCTGGGCGACAACATGCTCCAGCAAGGTCTCGTCGGATTCGTCGAGGCGTTCACCGAGAGCAAGAAGGCAGCACTCGCAGCCGGGGAGGATCCGCCGGCGGCTCAGATCCTCTTGGCGAAGGTCGAGGATCCGAGACAGTTCGGCGTGGCGGAGGTGTCGGAGGACGGGCGGGTGGTGCGCCTGATAGAGAAGCCCGCACACCCGCCCTCCGACCTGGCGTTGGTCGGCGTGTATCTCTTCGACAGCCGGATCCACGAGGCGGTGAGATCGATAAATCCCTCGGCCCGCGGGGAGTTGGAGATAACCGACGCGATCCAGTGGTTGATCGACCACGGGCACCGTGTGCGACATGCGCTCCTCGAAGGCTGGTGGCTGGACACCGGCAAGAAGGACCCTCTGCTGGAGTCGAACATGAAGGTGCTGGAGACCCTCGAGCCGAATATCGCCGGGACTGTCGACGACGATTCCAAGGTCGAAGGCCGGGTGGTGATCGAGGAAGGGGCCCAGATCGTGCGATCGAGGGTGCGAGGCCCGGCCATCATCGGCGCACACACCAGGATCGAGAACTCCTACGTCGGCCCCTACACCTCGATCGCATCGCATTGCGAGATCGTGGACACGGAGATCGAGCACTCGGTGGTGCTGGAACACACCTCCATCCGCGGTGTGCCACGCCTGGCGGACTCACTGATAGGGCGGCACGTAGTGGTGCGCCGATCCGACGGTCGCCCCGCCGCCACCAGACTCCTCCTCGGAGATCATTGCGAGGCAGACCTGCACCAGATCTGA
- the kduD gene encoding 2-deoxy-D-gluconate 3-dehydrogenase gives MYDLTLQRLFSVEGKTALVTGGSRGIGEMIAAGLLANGAKVYVSSRKADVCKSTAEKLSAEFGGECVAIPGDVATLEGVDALAGEIRQREERLHILVNNAGVSWGAPLEEFPEIGWDKVFDTNVKGTFFLTQRLLSLLESAGTPEDPARVVNIGSIDGMKTPAFETFSYGPSKAAVHHLTRQLAAKLVRRNILVNAIAPGPFPTWMLSTGIGTRGDVEGTDWEAVGRMNPRGRVGSPEDIAGTVLFLCSRAGAYVVGDVIVVDGGMVASA, from the coding sequence ATGTACGACTTGACGCTCCAGCGACTGTTCTCTGTCGAGGGCAAGACGGCCCTGGTGACCGGCGGGTCACGAGGGATCGGCGAGATGATCGCCGCGGGTCTGCTGGCGAACGGGGCGAAGGTCTATGTCTCCTCCCGCAAGGCCGACGTTTGCAAGTCGACCGCGGAGAAGTTGTCGGCCGAATTCGGCGGGGAGTGCGTCGCCATTCCCGGCGACGTGGCCACGCTGGAAGGCGTGGACGCGCTCGCCGGTGAGATCCGCCAGAGAGAGGAACGCCTCCACATCCTCGTGAACAACGCCGGTGTCTCGTGGGGTGCGCCACTGGAGGAGTTCCCCGAGATCGGCTGGGACAAGGTCTTCGACACGAACGTGAAAGGCACGTTCTTTCTGACGCAGAGGCTGCTGTCCCTGCTGGAATCGGCCGGCACTCCCGAGGACCCCGCCCGAGTGGTGAACATCGGTTCGATCGACGGGATGAAGACGCCGGCGTTCGAGACGTTCTCGTACGGACCATCGAAGGCCGCGGTGCACCATCTCACCAGACAGTTGGCCGCGAAGCTCGTTCGGCGGAACATCCTCGTGAACGCGATAGCTCCGGGCCCTTTCCCGACATGGATGCTCTCTACGGGAATCGGCACGCGTGGGGACGTCGAGGGCACCGACTGGGAGGCCGTGGGAAGGATGAATCCCCGTGGCAGGGTCGGAAGCCCCGAGGACATCGCCGGAACGGTTCTCTTCCTCTGCTCTCGTGCAGGTGCCTACGTGGTCGGGGACGTGATCGTGGTGGACGGCGGGATGGTGGCCTCTGCCTGA
- a CDS encoding deacetylase sulfotransferase — protein sequence MSHLRRVVGPARRFLHRHRLLRLATAPLRPLPDFLIIGAMKSGTSALYASLSTHPKMVPTRRKELHFFDSRPDRAFGEYRVEFPTVVERLWKTGSLGTRTGEATPAYMYFPWVPELVRRHLPDVALVAVLRDPVARAFSHYHHSVRKGHETLSFEEALEAEDDRLAGPPDPAVPSSIDLHRRYSYFARGCYARQLERWNEHFPREQLLVVFHQDLVEDWEGTLRRIQDHVGLGGDPVPRIQTRPGGYPPMKPETEVELRRR from the coding sequence GTGTCGCACCTCCGCCGCGTGGTCGGGCCTGCACGAAGGTTCCTTCACAGACATCGACTGCTTCGACTGGCGACGGCGCCGCTGCGCCCCCTCCCCGATTTCCTGATCATCGGCGCCATGAAGTCTGGAACGAGCGCCCTGTATGCGTCTTTGTCGACACATCCGAAAATGGTTCCCACGAGACGGAAAGAACTTCACTTCTTCGACTCGCGCCCAGATCGGGCTTTCGGCGAATACCGCGTGGAATTCCCTACCGTCGTCGAGCGGCTCTGGAAGACCGGGAGCCTCGGTACCCGAACCGGTGAGGCCACCCCTGCATACATGTACTTCCCCTGGGTTCCGGAGCTGGTGAGACGACATCTACCGGACGTGGCCCTGGTGGCCGTCCTGCGTGACCCGGTCGCACGAGCTTTCTCCCACTACCACCACTCGGTGCGGAAGGGGCACGAGACCCTCTCGTTCGAAGAAGCGTTGGAGGCGGAAGATGATCGGTTGGCCGGGCCTCCCGATCCCGCCGTTCCGAGTTCGATCGATCTACACCGACGCTACAGCTACTTCGCGCGGGGCTGCTATGCCCGGCAGCTCGAGCGGTGGAATGAGCACTTCCCCCGCGAGCAGCTCCTCGTGGTCTTCCACCAGGACCTCGTCGAAGACTGGGAGGGGACGCTGCGGCGTATCCAAGACCACGTTGGTCTGGGGGGCGACCCGGTGCCCCGCATACAGACCCGACCCGGAGGGTATCCGCCCATGAAACCGGAGACGGAAGTCGAGCTTCGCCGGCGCTAG
- a CDS encoding hypothetical protein (possible pseudo, internal stop codon): protein MFGELDSRLRFRENAVFAWIPSISSVSRQAAFAGKPPIYFPESIHITDKEPGLWTQFWVDQGLTRHEVAYAKGLGDGDLEKLSELLSRPRIRVVGLVIDKVDRIMHGMELGSAGMHNQVRQWARGGFMRELLGLLHDRGFQVYLASDHGNIAARGVGQPAEGAVADLRGERVRVYSDARLRARIKERFPDSLEWPPVGLPEDYLALIAPNRAAFAREGATLVCHGGINIEELVVPLVQIDRRDR from the coding sequence GTGTTCGGGGAGTTGGATTCGCGGCTGCGGTTCCGTGAGAATGCCGTTTTCGCCTGGATTCCCTCCATCAGCTCGGTCTCCCGGCAGGCCGCCTTTGCCGGCAAGCCGCCGATCTACTTCCCAGAGAGCATCCATATCACAGACAAAGAGCCGGGCCTTTGGACGCAGTTCTGGGTCGATCAGGGGCTGACCCGTCATGAGGTGGCCTACGCCAAGGGGCTGGGCGACGGTGACTTGGAGAAGTTGTCCGAGCTACTGAGCCGGCCGAGAATACGTGTCGTCGGACTGGTCATCGACAAGGTCGACCGGATCATGCATGGCATGGAGTTGGGTTCGGCGGGCATGCACAACCAGGTTCGGCAATGGGCCAGGGGGGGATTCATGAGGGAGCTTCTCGGGCTGCTTCATGACCGCGGTTTCCAGGTCTACCTTGCCTCGGACCACGGCAATATCGCGGCGAGAGGGGTGGGTCAGCCTGCAGAAGGCGCGGTCGCGGACCTACGCGGCGAGCGCGTGCGTGTGTACTCCGATGCGAGGCTCAGGGCGCGCATCAAGGAGCGATTCCCAGACTCCTTGGAGTGGCCTCCGGTGGGCCTCCCAGAGGACTACCTCGCTCTCATCGCCCCAAACCGGGCTGCGTTCGCGCGGGAGGGTGCGACCCTCGTCTGTCATGGAGGTATCAATATTGAGGAGCTAGTCGTCCCTCTTGTCCAGATCGACAGGAGAGACCGATGA
- a CDS encoding hypothetical protein (possible pseudo, internal stop codon), whose product MAYGIKVSPVANRRRRMEGLLDSIEKSILFLEARHGEWLHFAYRWAELVALELEPDTLVTENDRERVDLLRSRVDSVFTRWVVNRYASLISLPPVPPVMLHHIPRFLVRGIGGDGRAKIAFLLVDGLALEQWIVLR is encoded by the coding sequence GTGGCCTACGGCATCAAAGTCTCCCCAGTGGCGAACCGTCGCCGCCGCATGGAGGGACTGCTGGATTCCATCGAGAAATCGATTCTCTTCCTCGAGGCACGTCATGGCGAGTGGCTGCACTTCGCCTACCGGTGGGCTGAACTCGTCGCATTGGAGCTGGAACCGGACACCCTCGTGACGGAAAATGACCGAGAGCGCGTGGATCTGTTGAGATCCCGAGTAGATTCGGTGTTCACCCGTTGGGTCGTGAATCGCTACGCGAGCCTGATCAGCCTCCCGCCCGTGCCGCCGGTGATGCTCCATCACATTCCGCGGTTTCTCGTCCGTGGCATTGGCGGCGACGGGCGCGCGAAGATCGCGTTTCTGCTGGTGGACGGTCTCGCCCTGGAACAATGGATCGTCTTGCGTTAA